CGCGGCACGTTGGACTGCGGGATCACCACGCCTTTGGGACGACCGGTGGAACCCGAGGTAAAGATCACGTACGCCGGGTCCTCCTCGGTCGGTACGGTCCGCGGCGCGGGGCAGTGTGCTGCTCCGGGGGCGGGCGCGTCGGCGCGGAAGCCGACTCCCACGTCACGGCCGTCAAGATCGACAAATGACACAGGAGCTCGCTCCGCCTCTGCCGATCCGCGGTCCCCCACGATCGCATCGACGAGCCCGGAGTGGGCGGCGAGGACTCTGCGGGAGCCGATGACCATAGCCGCGACGTCCGCGTCGTCAAATGTGGAGCGCAGGCGGGCCGTCGGGTAAGCCGGGTCGAGCGGGACGTAGCAGGCCCCGGCGCGCACGACACCGATGATCGCGCGAACCTGGGCATAGCCGCGCTCAGCGAGCACCGCTACGCGGTCCCCGGCACCGATGCCCCGGGCGTTGAGCGCGGCCGCGAGCCCAGCAGTGTCGGCGTCCAGCTGGCGGTAGGTGTACTGCGCGCCGGCCCCGGTGGCGTCCGTGATGGCCACGCGATCCGGGTAGCTCACCAGGGCTCGCTCCACGGCGGCGTGCAGGGTGCCGACGCCCGGGAAGTCAGCGCGGGGCGCCGTGACGGCGGTGCGCTCCCCAGGGGCACCCAGGGGGTGCGTCCCGATGCGCGCTGACGGATTCTCGGCGGCGCGCTCGAGGATCCCGCTCAGCCAGTCGGCGAAGGTGCTCACTGTCTCCGCGCGCCAGAGGTCGCTGGCGTACTCGAAGCGCAGGGCGATGGTCGCATCGGCGCAGTGGATGATCTCCACGGTGAGGTCGAACTTGGCGGTACCGGTGCCGCACACGCGGGCGATCACTGGGCGGCCGAGGCCCAGGTCGATCTGGAGATCGGGGGCGTCCTGGGAGACGAGCAGAACCTGGAAAAGCGGGTGCACGCCCTGGGTGCGCTGGGGGCCGACCGCGGCGACGACGTCGTCGAGACAGTTATGCGCGTGATTGAGCCACTCCCCGCGGGTGCGGGCGATGACCTCGGCGAAGGTGGGGTTGCCCTCCAGACTCGTGCGGGTGACGACCGTGGTTGCGAGGCAGGCGACTGCGGAGCCATCTACGCGGTTGGCGTAGACCGTGCCGATGGGGATGTCCTCGCCGCCGCCGCAACGGTGCAACAAGGTGGCCAGCGCGGCGTGGATGACGGCGAAGGGGGTGGACCCGGTGCGGCGGGCCAGCCCCACAACGGCGGCGCTGGCCTCGCCGCCGAGGTCAAGCACGTATTCCCCGCCGCGCCCGTCCCGGGTGGCAGGCCGCGGGTAGTCGCACGGCAGCGTGATCTCCGTGGGCAGCCCTGCGAGGTACTCGCGCCAGAAATCAAGGTCCGTGCCAGTCGTCGGCGCCGGGGCTGGCAGGGGGTCGGCGCCGCCCAATGCGGGGAACGCTTCCCCGGCGGCGGATGGGCCTGTAGCGGCGTAGGCGCGCGCGAAGGTGTCCAGCACGCGTGGGAGCGCGCCACCGTCGATGGCAGTGTGGTGGAAGGTGAGCACCGTGGCGCCCCGCCCCTCGTAGTGGGCGCGCACGGGTAGCTCGGAGGTGACGTCGATGGGCGCCGGGTCGGCGAAGTCGGTGATCCGCACCGCGTCGTTTATCTCCGCGGCGGAGAACTCGCGGACGGTGGGCGTGCCGTCGTCGGCCGCGGGCAGGCAGCGGCGTAGCACACGGTGAGCAGCGATCGTCGCGGACAGCGCTGGACGGAGGCGCTCAATGGGCAGGTGGCAGTCGAGGACCACCGGGATGTTGTAGGTGTGGCTCGGCCCGTGAAGCTGCTCGACGAGCCACAGCGAGCGGGCCGAGTCGGTGATCTCCACCCCACGCGCGCGGGTCGCCCCTGTGGATCCAACGGATGCGATGGGCTCACCGTAGTAAATGGTCTCGGTCTTCTCGATCAGCTCCGCCAGTTCCGCCACGGTGGGATTGTCGAGGATGTCCTTGAGCCCCGGGGCACCAGGCAGGGTGGTGCCGAGGGAGACGGCGGCGAGCGAGTGGCCGCCGAGCGCGAAGAAATCGGCCCCCGGGTCATCCGGCGGGGTGTCCAAGCCCAGGACCTGCGCGAAGCCGAGCGCCACGTGGCGCTCGGCCGGGGTGAGCGGCCGCGCCGAGCTGCGCGCCGCGCCGCCGGCCATGGGCGCGGGGAGCCGCGCGGAGTCCACCTTCCCGCGTTCGGTCAGCGGCAGAGCGGCGATGGGGACGATGACGCTAGGGACGAAGGCAGCGGGGAGCTCGGAGCGCAGCCGGTTGCGGGCCGCCACCGCGTCAAAGGCCGCGTGGTTGTCGGTGACGGCGTAGCCCACCAACCGCTCGCCGGCCCCGTCGTCACGGATGATCGCGGCGGCGTTTGTCACCCCGGGCAGGCGGGTGAGCGCGGCCTCGACTTCGGCGGGCTCGATGCGTACGCCGCGCAGGGATAGCTGGGAGTCGGTGCGCCCGATGTACGTCAATGCGCCGGAGGCATCGGCACGCACGAGGTCGCCGGTGCGGTACCAGCCGCCGGCGAAAGCCTCAGCGGTGGCGGCGGGTTGGCCGAGGTAGCCGGTTGCCAGGGACGAGCCGCGGACGTGCAACTCCCCAGGCACCCCGGCGGGCAGGGCGCGCCCGTAACGGTCGGCCACTCGACCCTCCTGGCCGGGCAAGACCCGGCCGATCGAGGGCGCGGGGTATTCCGCGACCCACGCCAGCGTGGTATCCACGGTGTTCTCGGTGGGACCGTAGGCGTTGGCGGCGGTAAGGGGCAGATCGCGCAGGGTATCCCACAGCCCCTGGGGGCAGCTGTCACCACCCACGTACGCGCCGCGCAGCGCGGGCAGGGCGCCGCCGGCCAGTACGCGCTCAAGCACCGCCGGGGAGATGTCCACGAACTCTGTTTCCCGCGCAGCAAGAAAGGCCCGCAACTCTGTGGGGGTAGCGATCGTATCTTCGGCGGCGATGTCCAGTGGGCAGCCCAGCAGGTACATGGCCAAGGGGCTGAAGGAGGAATCGAAACTGCACGGGTGCACGTGGGCCACCCGCGGGCGACCGAGAGGGCGCAGGTGCACGTCGCGGACCGTGGAGATGTAATTGGCGATCGCCGATCGCGGGATCACCACGCCTTTGGGCTTCCCCGTTGAGCCGGAGGTGAAAAGCACGTAGGCGGGCGCCTCAGTGGGAACCGCGGCCGGGACCCTGGAGGTGAGAACTTCATGATTTTCGTCGATCGTGGCGAGGAACGCCTCGTCAATCATCGCGGCCGGGTCCGCCTGAGCGAGCACCTCCGCGCGGCGCGCTGCAGGCCACGCCGCGTCGACGGGGACGAACGCCGCGCCCACCCGCCACACGGCGAGCGGGGCAAGGACGGACCAGGTACCGCGGGGCAGCGCGATGGCCACGCGGTCCCCCACGCCCACGCCGACCCGCTCGAGCGCGGCGCTAAGCCTGTCCACCCGTTCGCCTGCCTGCCGCGGATCCAGCCGGGCGTCGGGCCCGGCCAACCATTCCCCCGCACCCGCCAGCGCGCACACATCCCCAAGGTCCGCCGGCCGCAGTACGGGGCCGCCGTAAAGTTCCACCCCGCCGAGGGCCAGGCGGTCTAGGCCGTCTGCGGGTTCTTCAGGTTCGCCGATGTCGCGCGCCTCCGCGGCCACGAGCCCCTCCCACGCGTGGGCAAAGATGGTGGCCCACCCGCGGCGGGTTTCCTCCTCGACGAGCCCCTCGGGGGTGAGCAGCGTGGCGGCGTACCCACCGCCAGCCGCGGGGCGCACGTCCACCACCGCGCCATCGGTGGGGCCGTCGTGCAGCGGGGCCGCCTTCGCCGTGGCCTCCCCCAGCCGATACGAGTGATTGAAGGGCACGAGATTCACCGCCACGTCCACGAGCGCCTCGTGGGAGGCGAGGCCCGCCTGGGCTCGGATGCTCTCGTGGCGCACCGCCTGCCGGGCAGAGGCCTGCGTCCACGCGACCTTGGCTTGGGCGGCCAGGTCCGCGAGGCCCTTCCCT
Above is a genomic segment from Corynebacterium uberis containing:
- a CDS encoding amino acid adenylation domain-containing protein; the encoded protein is MKKPLDTRPSTPEFPPRSAPDKEEVPASGAGVGYPLSVAQEGIWLSEQMYDDATSYAVAEITTITGALDEEAFVHAAQHVLAVTPATRLRLVGANPPRQLFDAPPPQVRVVDSVDVEAVLATPADPYAGCVSHAIVERSGAESYRWLLRAHHLGLDGYAFSLIAANIARVYRALIGGADPAEYPLDAQPSEGDVAAYLKAIADGPEAQPGPRDVPPPAEPLLVGGAVRSDSMPIPARIAVPDPALLIAAAAVLSSATGRQRRAAVVGMHVMNRQGSLRPTVAATTQNLTPVVVDATPVAGKGLADLAAQAKVAWTQASARQAVRHESIRAQAGLASHEALVDVAVNLVPFNHSYRLGEATAKAAPLHDGPTDGAVVDVRPAAGGGYAATLLTPEGLVEEETRRGWATIFAHAWEGLVAAEARDIGEPEEPADGLDRLALGGVELYGGPVLRPADLGDVCALAGAGEWLAGPDARLDPRQAGERVDRLSAALERVGVGVGDRVAIALPRGTWSVLAPLAVWRVGAAFVPVDAAWPAARRAEVLAQADPAAMIDEAFLATIDENHEVLTSRVPAAVPTEAPAYVLFTSGSTGKPKGVVIPRSAIANYISTVRDVHLRPLGRPRVAHVHPCSFDSSFSPLAMYLLGCPLDIAAEDTIATPTELRAFLAARETEFVDISPAVLERVLAGGALPALRGAYVGGDSCPQGLWDTLRDLPLTAANAYGPTENTVDTTLAWVAEYPAPSIGRVLPGQEGRVADRYGRALPAGVPGELHVRGSSLATGYLGQPAATAEAFAGGWYRTGDLVRADASGALTYIGRTDSQLSLRGVRIEPAEVEAALTRLPGVTNAAAIIRDDGAGERLVGYAVTDNHAAFDAVAARNRLRSELPAAFVPSVIVPIAALPLTERGKVDSARLPAPMAGGAARSSARPLTPAERHVALGFAQVLGLDTPPDDPGADFFALGGHSLAAVSLGTTLPGAPGLKDILDNPTVAELAELIEKTETIYYGEPIASVGSTGATRARGVEITDSARSLWLVEQLHGPSHTYNIPVVLDCHLPIERLRPALSATIAAHRVLRRCLPAADDGTPTVREFSAAEINDAVRITDFADPAPIDVTSELPVRAHYEGRGATVLTFHHTAIDGGALPRVLDTFARAYAATGPSAAGEAFPALGGADPLPAPAPTTGTDLDFWREYLAGLPTEITLPCDYPRPATRDGRGGEYVLDLGGEASAAVVGLARRTGSTPFAVIHAALATLLHRCGGGEDIPIGTVYANRVDGSAVACLATTVVTRTSLEGNPTFAEVIARTRGEWLNHAHNCLDDVVAAVGPQRTQGVHPLFQVLLVSQDAPDLQIDLGLGRPVIARVCGTGTAKFDLTVEIIHCADATIALRFEYASDLWRAETVSTFADWLSGILERAAENPSARIGTHPLGAPGERTAVTAPRADFPGVGTLHAAVERALVSYPDRVAITDATGAGAQYTYRQLDADTAGLAAALNARGIGAGDRVAVLAERGYAQVRAIIGVVRAGACYVPLDPAYPTARLRSTFDDADVAAMVIGSRRVLAAHSGLVDAIVGDRGSAEAERAPVSFVDLDGRDVGVGFRADAPAPGAAHCPAPRTVPTEEDPAYVIFTSGSTGRPKGVVIPQSNVPRLFAATEEHFNFGQHDVWTAFHSFAFDFAVWELYGALLYGGRLVLVGADTARSPQEFAGLLADQGVTVLNLTPSAFAQLTLAEAESPSALSLRTVILGGEAMDPNVVSAWFGIHPAGSPEVVNMYGITETTVHVTYQLLDAALLAAGGSAVGEPISDLGLYLLDAYGHPVPEGVVGEIHVSGAGLAAGYLGREELSAQRFVPDGTGVTAGRMYRSGDLAVRRRRDHVLEFRGRSDRQVQLRGFRIELGEVELAAVAAVDEVRWAHARVLDERIVAYVVGPDPATADPIALRHAIADALPVQMAPGAVVAIPEVPLTVNGKLDTAALPAPDIKASAGRAPEGPLESAIAEAFTEVLGLESVSAEDSFFDLGGHSLLAVGLTGLIGELTGHELRVGTVMANPTPELLAQALGGEVSVAVDLQVLLPLRRCPATDLGVVVAIHPAGGLSWCYSGLPRQLPDELPVWGLQARGVLNPDDQPGSLAEIADDYIAQIKSVAPTGPYHIVGWSLGGMVAHVMAARLGKEAGVVALLDAYPSEAEAGVEEPPLEDALSAVLAMAGLDDDEFGGEEPTFEAMAGILTRRHSPMAGLDIATLRAIVATYRNTARILREYAHESYGGEVYFFRAARAGIGPDHDPHEWDAYLDKPMRIIDVDCTHREMTRPGPIAAIGAVVAQAILENARAAGERG